A window from Lactiplantibacillus pentosus encodes these proteins:
- a CDS encoding MFS transporter, whose translation MAFVGILVETSMNVTFPTLMKTMHVSLDLVQWITTGYLLTVALLMLTSAFLHQRFKNRQLFAVGASLFILGDLICALAPNFWVLLFGRVVQAGCAGLAIPLMFNVILETVPRARLGFYMGLAGLILMIAPASGPTFGGVMVALGSWRWIFWSTLPVEAIILLLGYGAIRQVSEVKRIHFDWSQFGLLAVAFISCTLGVNSMSTAGWLSWQFLGGLGLAIVAILGYLRLSKHSATPLLNLAIFKNPVFAFSFFAYVILQFCNIGINFALPNYAQIVVGAGSLIGGLMLLPGSLITAICQPWFGHLLDAHGARLPILMGNGLFVLAALGFTVLGQHLSIIVILMLYIVFSIGRSMAFSNTMTNGLKEVTMTERADANAIYNTGQQFAGSLGTTILAALMSSVKSGQLSAARETAMGSHLAFGLVLVLGLVNFVLYRFVFKYQVTDK comes from the coding sequence ATGGCCTTCGTGGGGATTCTAGTGGAAACTTCGATGAACGTGACGTTTCCGACCCTAATGAAGACGATGCACGTTTCACTCGATTTAGTTCAGTGGATTACCACCGGCTATTTACTGACCGTGGCCTTGTTAATGCTGACGTCGGCATTCTTACATCAACGTTTCAAAAACCGGCAGCTATTCGCGGTCGGCGCGTCATTATTTATTCTTGGTGACTTGATCTGTGCGCTGGCACCAAATTTCTGGGTGCTCTTATTTGGCCGGGTCGTCCAAGCAGGCTGTGCCGGTTTGGCGATTCCACTGATGTTTAATGTCATTTTGGAGACAGTGCCGCGTGCACGACTGGGATTTTACATGGGACTGGCCGGTTTGATTTTAATGATTGCACCCGCGAGTGGCCCGACGTTTGGTGGGGTGATGGTCGCCCTCGGAAGTTGGCGCTGGATTTTCTGGTCAACGCTGCCAGTAGAGGCTATCATTCTGCTCTTAGGTTATGGTGCGATTCGGCAGGTCAGTGAGGTCAAACGAATTCACTTTGATTGGTCCCAGTTTGGGTTATTAGCAGTAGCCTTCATTAGCTGTACGCTGGGCGTCAACAGCATGAGTACTGCTGGATGGCTCAGCTGGCAGTTTCTCGGCGGCCTGGGCCTCGCAATTGTAGCCATTTTAGGTTATTTACGGCTATCTAAACATTCGGCGACGCCACTGCTTAACTTAGCTATTTTCAAAAATCCCGTTTTTGCCTTCAGCTTCTTTGCCTACGTTATCCTGCAATTTTGTAATATTGGGATCAACTTTGCGCTACCAAACTACGCGCAAATCGTGGTTGGCGCCGGTTCACTGATTGGGGGTCTGATGCTCCTACCAGGAAGCTTGATTACGGCAATCTGCCAGCCGTGGTTCGGCCACTTGCTAGATGCCCATGGCGCACGGCTACCGATTTTGATGGGAAACGGTCTCTTTGTCTTGGCGGCACTGGGATTTACAGTTTTAGGGCAGCACCTGAGTATTATCGTTATTTTAATGCTGTACATCGTCTTCAGTATCGGTCGTTCGATGGCGTTCAGTAATACGATGACTAACGGACTCAAAGAAGTCACGATGACCGAGCGCGCGGATGCCAATGCCATTTATAATACTGGCCAGCAGTTCGCCGGATCTCTCGGTACGACGATTTTGGCGGCACTCATGTCTTCGGTCAAATCGGGACAGTTATCCGCTGCGCGTGAAACGGCGATGGGGAGTCATCTGGCGTTTGGATTAGTGCTGGTATTAGGCTTGGTTAACTTTGTGCTGTACCGCTTCGTCTTTAAGTATCAAGTGACGGATAAGTAG
- a CDS encoding serine hydrolase domain-containing protein, giving the protein MRMLKKIEEYIDKCIEAGDIYGASFSLITPQGINQYYHGTQGQDEFAIGLDPAMIYDLASVTKVVGTTTRIFQLLSDHTIHLTDSVARFLPGFTHPEITIQNLLLHNSGLPADIDHLDKMQREDLIKAVYDAPLIATPGTTYVYSDLGFILLGWIIRAVDGSLARSIQDHVLYPLAMTNTGYNLNRPKVRFVPTEFDSLRGQIQGQVHDYKAFLLNGESGHAGLFSTLTDLSVFVEMMLNFGEYQGKRVLDENVFDWLGEYDEHGRTLGWERHNGQHQYFHTGFTGPAIAFDLDRQVGLVVLTNRVYPTSDNQVWNQDRQHVFDLFFEAD; this is encoded by the coding sequence ATGCGGATGCTCAAAAAAATCGAAGAATATATCGACAAGTGTATTGAAGCGGGCGATATCTATGGTGCTTCATTTAGCCTGATCACTCCTCAAGGAATCAATCAGTACTATCACGGCACTCAAGGCCAAGATGAGTTTGCGATTGGCTTGGACCCGGCGATGATTTACGATCTCGCGTCGGTGACTAAGGTCGTGGGAACAACGACGCGGATTTTTCAACTGTTGTCAGACCATACGATTCATCTGACGGATTCGGTTGCCCGGTTCCTCCCAGGGTTCACTCACCCAGAGATTACGATTCAAAACCTGTTGCTTCATAATAGTGGCTTGCCGGCTGACATTGACCACCTCGACAAGATGCAACGTGAAGATCTCATTAAGGCGGTCTATGATGCGCCACTGATTGCCACTCCCGGAACGACTTACGTTTATTCAGACTTAGGATTCATTTTACTAGGCTGGATCATTCGGGCGGTCGATGGCTCATTAGCACGTAGTATTCAAGACCATGTGTTGTATCCGCTGGCAATGACCAACACTGGTTATAATTTGAATCGACCTAAAGTGCGGTTCGTCCCAACTGAGTTTGATTCACTACGGGGACAGATTCAGGGGCAGGTGCACGATTACAAAGCCTTCTTGCTCAATGGTGAAAGCGGCCATGCTGGACTCTTCTCGACGTTAACGGACTTATCGGTCTTCGTTGAAATGATGCTGAACTTCGGTGAGTATCAAGGCAAACGGGTGCTGGATGAAAATGTCTTCGACTGGTTAGGCGAATATGATGAACATGGTCGGACACTCGGTTGGGAACGGCATAACGGTCAGCATCAATATTTCCATACTGGTTTTACCGGACCAGCGATTGCGTTTGATTTAGACCGGCAAGTTGGCCTGGTCGTCTTGACGAATCGCGTTTACCCAACAAGCGATAACCAAGTGTGGAACCAAGATCGGCAACACGTCTTCGATTTATTCTTCGAAGCTGACTAG
- a CDS encoding YdeI/OmpD-associated family protein gives MSTAPLSSFEKDIPAVAALLAEDADMAAFFSALTPGYQREWARFIFGTKAEATKQRHIDVMKTVFRAGYKSKRAYDSRPDK, from the coding sequence ATGAGTACCGCACCCCTTAGTTCATTCGAAAAAGACATTCCAGCAGTTGCCGCCTTGTTGGCGGAAGATGCCGATATGGCGGCGTTCTTCAGCGCATTAACACCCGGCTATCAGCGTGAGTGGGCCCGGTTCATTTTTGGTACCAAGGCCGAAGCGACCAAGCAGCGTCACATTGACGTCATGAAGACCGTCTTTCGTGCCGGTTATAAATCCAAACGCGCCTATGACAGCCGTCCAGATAAATAA
- a CDS encoding MFS transporter: protein MNVRKQVFQIMGAIFFGNFGSSVFSFATSLYILQRTGSALGMGFTLIISPIVTLLMTPYIGYVVDSFNHKKILVFSQLGTIVSLIIFGFLLIKFAKYYFVELIVLLVFLKIADSFLQNTLQSSVTQLVPKENFQQLNSMVQSSNSLATVVSPLVGAVLFSIIPFGYFAFFEVISEIVTLYLILLVKFGTQQSRGVSGRIGESFISGLQFMRKNSMILVVSLFIAGLNFFMAAMNVGLPYLQIHVLKLSTQQYGLTESSVAIGMVLGGIIFQLFKRQFSVPNAFSFMIMFAVILSSLGVPIFYNIGSSATTIFYCFANLVLGCLVIFINTPLIAYFQTEVPADYQGRVFSIQATITSLLIPIGTVIYGVLFDLISGTWIFLGSGITLALISLVAVIRILKSKTEEDVIAR, encoded by the coding sequence ATGAATGTAAGAAAGCAAGTATTTCAGATCATGGGAGCAATATTTTTTGGGAACTTTGGAAGTTCAGTTTTTTCTTTTGCAACGAGCTTATACATCCTACAGCGGACCGGATCAGCATTAGGAATGGGGTTTACATTGATTATTAGTCCGATTGTTACTTTATTAATGACACCATATATTGGTTATGTCGTCGATTCATTCAATCACAAGAAAATTCTTGTTTTCTCGCAATTGGGCACAATAGTATCATTGATTATCTTCGGCTTTCTATTAATCAAATTTGCTAAGTATTACTTCGTTGAATTAATTGTACTGTTAGTCTTTTTGAAGATTGCAGATAGCTTTTTGCAAAACACTTTACAGTCAAGCGTCACACAGTTGGTTCCAAAAGAAAATTTTCAACAATTGAATTCAATGGTGCAATCCTCTAATTCTTTAGCAACTGTAGTGAGTCCATTGGTTGGTGCGGTACTATTTTCAATTATTCCGTTTGGCTATTTTGCTTTTTTTGAAGTTATCTCAGAAATTGTGACGTTGTACTTGATTCTTTTAGTCAAATTTGGAACGCAACAGAGTAGGGGTGTTTCTGGGCGTATTGGTGAATCGTTCATCAGTGGTTTACAATTCATGAGAAAGAATTCAATGATTCTCGTTGTATCACTGTTTATTGCAGGTCTCAATTTCTTTATGGCAGCGATGAACGTCGGGCTGCCTTACTTACAAATTCACGTTTTGAAACTTTCTACACAGCAGTATGGTTTGACGGAATCATCAGTCGCCATTGGCATGGTTCTTGGTGGGATTATTTTCCAGCTGTTTAAAAGACAGTTTTCAGTGCCGAATGCCTTTTCCTTTATGATTATGTTTGCCGTTATTCTTAGTTCTTTAGGTGTTCCGATCTTTTATAATATTGGGTCATCTGCGACAACTATCTTTTATTGTTTTGCAAACCTCGTGCTGGGGTGCCTGGTGATATTTATTAATACACCATTAATTGCCTATTTTCAGACTGAGGTTCCAGCAGACTATCAAGGACGAGTGTTTTCTATTCAAGCCACAATTACCTCACTATTAATTCCAATCGGGACTGTCATTTATGGTGTCCTATTCGATCTTATTTCTGGTACCTGGATTTTCTTGGGGAGTGGAATAACGCTTGCGTTGATTTCGTTAGTAGCGGTTATTCGAATACTAAAAAGTAAAACTGAAGAAGACGTCATTGCTAGATAA
- the pflA gene encoding pyruvate formate-lyase-activating protein, translating into MDNKQVSTTQAAAKEPLIGYVHSIETFGSVDGPGIRYVAFLQGCHMRCQYCHNPDTWKLNVGDQMTADEILEDAAKYRAFWGKTGGITVSGGESLVQIDFILDLFEKAKAMNISTCLDTSGQPFTREQPFFDKFERLMKVTDISLVDIKHIDSAKHKQLTQYGNENILDMIQYMAQHHDDMWIRHVLVPQRTDYDEDLKKLGDYIAKIPNDVVQKVEVLPYHTLGVKKYHEMKIKYRLEGIESPTQDRVANAEKLLHTADYNGYKTWMPLPKL; encoded by the coding sequence ATGGACAACAAACAAGTTTCAACAACGCAAGCGGCGGCAAAGGAGCCTTTGATAGGCTACGTTCACTCCATCGAAACGTTTGGCTCCGTTGACGGACCTGGCATCCGTTACGTGGCGTTCCTACAAGGGTGCCATATGCGGTGTCAGTACTGTCACAACCCTGATACTTGGAAACTCAACGTCGGCGATCAAATGACGGCTGACGAAATTCTGGAAGACGCGGCTAAATACCGGGCTTTCTGGGGCAAGACTGGGGGAATCACGGTCAGCGGTGGTGAATCACTGGTACAAATCGACTTCATCTTAGACTTATTCGAAAAAGCCAAGGCGATGAATATCAGCACTTGTCTGGATACTTCCGGACAGCCTTTCACCCGAGAACAACCTTTCTTTGACAAGTTCGAACGCTTGATGAAAGTCACTGACATCTCATTGGTCGACATCAAACACATCGATTCTGCCAAACACAAGCAATTAACTCAGTACGGTAACGAGAACATTCTGGACATGATCCAGTACATGGCCCAACACCACGACGATATGTGGATTCGCCACGTGCTCGTCCCACAACGGACCGATTACGATGAAGATTTGAAGAAGCTCGGCGACTATATCGCAAAGATTCCAAACGACGTCGTTCAAAAAGTTGAAGTCCTCCCTTACCACACACTGGGAGTCAAAAAGTATCACGAAATGAAGATCAAGTACCGGCTAGAAGGTATCGAATCACCTACTCAAGACCGGGTCGCTAACGCTGAAAAGCTGTTACACACCGCGGACTACAATGGGTACAAGACTTGGATGCCACTACCTAAACTCTAG
- a CDS encoding aldo/keto reductase — MKTIDLGYSHLPVSNVALGIMRMDALDVAQATKVLDTAADLGINYIDSADIYGGGQSSTIFGQALKQAHVSRDQLYIQSKGGIVPGKRYDFSKAHLIEAVDGELQRLGVDYLDTFLLHRPDALMEPAEVAAAFDELQMSGKVRHFGVSNFNPMQVDLLQAALNQRLIINQLQFGIMHTGAIDFGLHTNMQDERSLNHDGEIIEYSRLHKMTIQAWSPYQYGNFAGVFLDNPKFPELNNAMQQLADDKHVTKSAIATAWILRHPAHFQVILGTMNPEHLKQNAAGADVDLTRQEWYDIYFAAGNDLP; from the coding sequence TTGAAAACAATCGATTTAGGTTACAGTCACCTACCCGTATCGAATGTCGCACTGGGCATCATGCGGATGGATGCATTGGATGTGGCACAGGCAACCAAGGTGCTCGACACCGCTGCTGATTTAGGTATCAATTATATTGATTCCGCGGACATCTATGGTGGGGGCCAATCATCCACCATTTTTGGTCAAGCACTCAAGCAGGCACACGTCTCACGTGACCAACTTTATATTCAATCCAAGGGCGGCATCGTTCCTGGCAAACGCTACGATTTCTCAAAAGCACATCTGATTGAAGCAGTCGATGGTGAACTTCAGCGCTTGGGGGTCGACTACCTGGACACCTTTCTACTCCACCGCCCCGACGCCTTGATGGAACCAGCGGAAGTCGCAGCTGCCTTTGATGAACTTCAAATGAGTGGCAAAGTCCGGCACTTTGGGGTCTCCAATTTCAATCCGATGCAAGTAGACCTGCTGCAAGCGGCGTTAAATCAACGACTGATCATTAATCAGTTACAATTCGGCATCATGCATACCGGTGCGATCGACTTTGGCCTGCACACCAACATGCAAGACGAACGTAGCCTCAACCACGACGGCGAAATCATTGAATATTCTCGGCTGCATAAGATGACGATTCAAGCATGGTCACCTTATCAGTACGGCAACTTCGCCGGTGTTTTCCTAGATAATCCCAAATTCCCAGAACTCAACAATGCGATGCAACAACTCGCAGACGACAAGCACGTCACTAAATCAGCAATCGCGACGGCTTGGATTCTCCGACACCCGGCTCATTTCCAAGTGATCTTAGGGACGATGAATCCTGAACACTTGAAACAAAATGCCGCTGGCGCGGATGTCGACCTGACTCGCCAAGAGTGGTACGACATCTACTTTGCAGCTGGTAACGATTTACCTTAA
- a CDS encoding helix-turn-helix domain-containing protein — translation MKNLGSVIREVRQSKALTLKQVAGSELSVAFLSKVERGNSDISLNNFLIVLKALNISWDEFFYVARGYQVGNGLKFMEKIKKYMLEDNVYGLQRLQSIEATMCNDDSNYHHFNVIIIDLIISQIQHTQFKKESVTELQTYLLNVENWGIYELTLFNNVMFCFPTPVLSLLLDNAMKKAIAYRHLPQYEELLMIIICNNLEITLQQKNIVQAEKIVAQSTEIYRNKRISLSNMKFKFLQGILMMYTGDVDSGKKLVVGVIEACYVLGDDEQAYSFEKYLNESTNFEI, via the coding sequence ATGAAAAATTTGGGTTCTGTAATACGAGAAGTACGTCAATCAAAAGCATTAACACTAAAACAAGTAGCCGGTTCAGAATTATCTGTTGCCTTCTTATCAAAAGTCGAAAGAGGTAACTCTGACATCTCCTTGAATAATTTTCTGATTGTTTTGAAAGCCCTAAATATTTCTTGGGATGAATTTTTTTATGTTGCACGCGGTTATCAGGTCGGTAACGGGTTAAAATTCATGGAAAAGATTAAAAAATATATGCTTGAAGATAATGTCTATGGACTTCAACGGTTACAATCTATAGAAGCGACAATGTGTAATGATGATAGTAACTATCATCATTTCAACGTTATTATTATTGATTTAATAATTTCACAAATACAACACACGCAATTCAAAAAGGAATCCGTTACCGAACTCCAAACTTATTTACTAAACGTGGAGAATTGGGGTATATATGAACTAACACTGTTTAACAACGTTATGTTTTGTTTTCCCACTCCAGTCTTGAGCCTCCTACTAGACAACGCAATGAAAAAAGCAATTGCTTACAGGCACCTGCCTCAATATGAAGAATTATTAATGATCATTATCTGCAATAATTTGGAAATTACACTACAACAAAAGAATATCGTTCAAGCTGAAAAAATCGTAGCGCAATCTACAGAAATCTATCGAAATAAACGCATATCATTAAGTAACATGAAGTTTAAATTCCTACAAGGAATATTGATGATGTACACAGGCGATGTTGATTCAGGAAAAAAGTTAGTCGTTGGCGTGATTGAAGCCTGTTATGTGTTGGGAGACGATGAGCAAGCCTATTCCTTCGAAAAATATCTTAATGAATCCACAAATTTCGAAATATGA
- a CDS encoding VanZ family protein — MLAWIPFIIISLLFIVLLYACAKSAGSNLQRVKQLSLIGFLWVLTAFCYTPTSYNFGTQLVLHYIQWGPVKLNIIPFQQLSIEFWLNVLLTVPLGGLIAWNFMDLPWRRFIWLGFLTGLTLELGQFVLDWLVNIDRWVDIDDLITNWVGFILGAIGYKIAKRLPGLQWLQR, encoded by the coding sequence ATGCTAGCTTGGATACCTTTCATCATCATCTCATTGCTATTTATTGTACTACTATATGCCTGCGCTAAATCCGCAGGCTCTAACTTACAACGCGTTAAACAACTCAGTTTAATCGGTTTTCTCTGGGTACTGACCGCGTTCTGCTATACGCCCACTAGTTACAACTTTGGAACACAGCTAGTTCTCCATTATATTCAATGGGGACCGGTCAAGTTGAATATCATCCCATTTCAACAACTCAGTATCGAGTTTTGGCTCAATGTGTTACTCACGGTGCCATTGGGCGGCCTAATCGCTTGGAACTTTATGGACTTGCCTTGGCGTCGATTTATCTGGCTCGGCTTTTTGACCGGATTAACGCTGGAACTCGGACAGTTCGTTCTCGACTGGCTCGTCAATATTGATCGGTGGGTCGACATTGACGACCTCATCACCAACTGGGTCGGTTTCATCCTTGGTGCGATTGGTTATAAAATCGCTAAGCGGCTACCTGGACTTCAATGGCTACAAAGATGA
- a CDS encoding metal-sulfur cluster assembly factor, with protein MATTFKERAFDALGHVIDPELGIDLVNLGLIYDAQLTDEGVAEITMTLTIAGCPLTEWLAKDIHDELIKLPEVKSIEIEIVWEPAWNESMMSRAARMELGIHS; from the coding sequence ATGGCAACAACGTTTAAAGAACGGGCTTTTGACGCGCTAGGACACGTCATTGATCCTGAATTAGGAATTGATTTGGTGAACCTCGGTTTGATTTATGATGCCCAGCTGACGGATGAGGGCGTTGCTGAGATTACCATGACGCTGACGATTGCCGGGTGTCCATTGACGGAGTGGTTGGCCAAGGATATTCATGATGAATTGATCAAGTTACCCGAGGTCAAAAGTATTGAGATCGAAATCGTCTGGGAACCAGCCTGGAATGAAAGCATGATGTCGCGAGCAGCTCGTATGGAGTTAGGAATTCATTCATAA
- a CDS encoding SGNH/GDSL hydrolase family protein: MLDETQLTKHVTFQRPAWLGDSITANNGLASVHYHDILAANWHAERSDNLGISGSTVGSRYDAMAARYQSIPADADFIAVFGGVNDYGRNQPLGQYGDTTITTFYGALAILLTGLQTTWPTVPKLFISAIHIGSDFGGSFRATTNGLGYRQADYEAAIEQVTADYSVPHLSLYHDAGITFAIPAQAAIYSVDTLHPNNAGHQVIARKIQAFLDSHF, encoded by the coding sequence ATGCTCGATGAGACACAGTTGACCAAGCACGTGACATTTCAACGACCAGCGTGGCTTGGTGATTCTATTACGGCCAATAATGGTCTAGCAAGTGTTCATTATCATGATATTTTGGCCGCTAATTGGCACGCTGAACGGAGTGACAATTTAGGAATCTCAGGGTCGACGGTCGGAAGCCGTTACGATGCTATGGCTGCACGCTATCAGTCAATTCCGGCGGATGCTGATTTTATTGCGGTCTTCGGTGGCGTCAACGATTACGGTCGCAATCAACCATTAGGACAGTATGGGGATACGACCATCACGACCTTTTATGGCGCGCTGGCAATATTATTGACGGGGCTGCAGACGACTTGGCCGACCGTTCCCAAACTGTTTATTTCGGCGATTCACATTGGTTCCGACTTTGGTGGCAGTTTTCGTGCAACGACCAATGGCCTTGGTTATCGGCAGGCTGATTATGAAGCCGCAATTGAACAAGTGACTGCGGATTATAGTGTGCCACATCTCAGCTTGTATCATGATGCCGGCATCACGTTTGCCATTCCAGCCCAAGCTGCGATTTATTCCGTCGATACGCTGCATCCGAATAATGCTGGGCACCAGGTGATCGCACGTAAGATTCAGGCTTTCTTAGACAGCCACTTTTAG
- a CDS encoding HIT family protein, with protein sequence MPTHCTICERIKLIQQQQNPYFVRELTTGYVVLADSQHFEGYTLFLAKSHVTELHHLAAHDQLLFLEEMSLVQEACAQAFHADKMNIELLGNGDAHVHWHLFPRHTGDTAQPGPIWWTPLETIYGDDVQQDQLRLTRLKRTLNTALDSVLQRRQVEHHTVQHLTLPATDTD encoded by the coding sequence TTGCCAACCCATTGCACGATTTGTGAACGTATCAAATTGATTCAGCAGCAGCAAAACCCCTACTTTGTACGCGAGCTGACCACCGGCTACGTTGTATTAGCAGATAGTCAGCATTTCGAAGGGTACACGCTTTTCTTAGCCAAATCACACGTCACTGAGTTACATCACTTAGCGGCTCACGACCAGTTACTATTCCTCGAAGAGATGAGTCTCGTTCAAGAAGCCTGCGCACAGGCCTTCCATGCCGACAAAATGAACATTGAGCTACTCGGCAACGGGGACGCGCATGTGCATTGGCACCTGTTTCCACGCCACACCGGCGATACTGCGCAGCCGGGCCCCATCTGGTGGACCCCGCTTGAGACCATCTATGGTGACGATGTCCAACAAGACCAACTCCGGCTCACCCGCTTAAAACGCACGCTCAACACCGCCCTCGACTCGGTACTACAACGTCGACAAGTCGAACATCACACTGTGCAGCATTTGACACTACCAGCAACTGACACTGATTAA
- the pflB gene encoding formate C-acetyltransferase: protein MITSEKTTKPAAWKGFKGGHWQEEINIRDFIQNNFTQYNGDESFLAGPTAATKTLNDKVLALKKEERAAGGVLDADTKVVSTITSHGPGYIQKDLEKIVGFQTDKPLKRAFMPFGGIRMADDALKAYGYTPDKENDKIFNEYRKTHNQGVFDVYTPDMRKARHYKIITGLPDAYARGRIIPDLPRVAVYGIDRLMEDKANDFAHIGDGELTDDVIRLREEVQDQYRALDDMKKMAASYGYDISKPATTAQEAVQWMYFAYLAAIKTQNGAAMSVGRIDTTMDIYIQRDLENGVIDESQAQEIIDQFVMKLRLVRFIRTEDYNSLFSGDPIWATLSMCGLGLDGQHHVTKTAFRILKTLDNMGAAPEPNITILWSERLPEDFKRYATEVSIDSSTIQYENDDLMRVQWGTDYYGIACCVSAQPIADGIQYFGARANLAKAILYAINGGRDEIAGDQVGPAYEPISSEYIDYDEFMKKFDKQMDWLADTYVNSLNAIHYMHDKYYYEAAELALKNTDLDRTFATGISGLSHAADSISAIKYGHVKVIRDERGIAVDFKADNDYPRYGNNDDRVDDIAKWLVKELYSKMNTHHLYRGAKLSTSVLTITSNVVYGKNTGTTPNGRQKGEPFSPGANPAYGAEKSGALASLLSTAKLPYRYATDGISNTFGVTPNTLGHDLESRKDTLVNMLDGYMKNDGMHLNINVFNKDTLIDAQKHPEEYPTLTVRVSGYCVYFADLTKEQQDDVISRTFFESM, encoded by the coding sequence ATGATTACATCAGAAAAGACAACAAAGCCAGCAGCTTGGAAAGGTTTCAAAGGCGGTCACTGGCAGGAAGAAATCAACATTCGTGATTTTATTCAAAATAACTTCACCCAATACAATGGTGACGAAAGCTTCCTAGCCGGCCCAACTGCCGCTACTAAGACTTTGAATGACAAAGTTTTGGCATTAAAGAAAGAAGAACGGGCAGCTGGTGGTGTTCTTGACGCTGATACTAAAGTAGTTTCAACGATCACGTCACACGGCCCTGGTTATATTCAGAAAGATCTCGAAAAGATTGTTGGTTTCCAAACCGACAAGCCTTTGAAGCGGGCCTTCATGCCATTTGGTGGTATTCGGATGGCTGACGATGCTTTGAAAGCATACGGTTACACGCCTGACAAAGAAAACGACAAGATCTTCAACGAATATCGTAAGACACATAACCAAGGGGTCTTCGATGTTTACACTCCTGACATGCGGAAAGCACGTCACTACAAGATTATCACTGGTTTACCAGATGCATATGCACGTGGCCGGATCATTCCTGACTTACCACGGGTTGCTGTCTATGGGATCGACCGTTTGATGGAAGACAAGGCCAATGACTTTGCTCACATCGGCGACGGTGAATTAACTGATGACGTTATCCGCCTCCGTGAAGAAGTTCAAGACCAATATCGGGCACTCGATGACATGAAGAAGATGGCTGCTAGCTACGGCTACGACATTAGCAAACCTGCCACCACTGCTCAAGAAGCCGTACAATGGATGTACTTCGCTTACTTAGCCGCAATCAAGACCCAAAACGGTGCCGCAATGTCCGTTGGTCGGATCGATACGACGATGGATATCTACATCCAACGTGACCTCGAAAATGGTGTCATTGACGAAAGCCAAGCCCAAGAAATCATCGACCAATTTGTCATGAAATTACGGTTAGTTCGGTTCATTCGTACCGAAGATTACAACTCACTCTTCTCTGGTGACCCAATCTGGGCAACCTTATCAATGTGTGGGTTAGGTCTCGATGGTCAACACCACGTTACTAAGACCGCTTTCCGGATCTTAAAGACTTTGGACAACATGGGTGCTGCCCCAGAACCAAACATCACCATTCTCTGGTCAGAACGGTTACCTGAAGACTTCAAACGTTACGCTACTGAAGTATCTATCGACAGTTCGACCATTCAATACGAAAACGATGACTTAATGCGGGTACAATGGGGTACCGACTACTACGGCATTGCTTGCTGTGTTTCTGCACAACCAATTGCTGATGGGATTCAGTACTTCGGTGCTCGGGCTAACTTAGCCAAAGCAATCCTCTACGCCATCAATGGTGGCCGTGACGAAATTGCTGGTGACCAAGTTGGGCCTGCTTACGAACCAATCTCCTCAGAATACATCGACTACGATGAATTCATGAAGAAGTTCGACAAGCAAATGGACTGGTTAGCTGACACCTACGTTAACTCACTGAACGCTATTCACTACATGCATGACAAGTATTACTATGAAGCCGCAGAATTAGCATTGAAGAACACCGACCTTGATCGGACCTTCGCTACTGGGATTTCTGGTTTATCACATGCCGCTGACTCCATCTCAGCAATCAAGTATGGTCATGTTAAGGTTATCCGTGACGAACGTGGCATTGCCGTTGACTTCAAGGCCGACAATGATTACCCACGCTACGGGAACAATGATGACCGCGTAGATGACATTGCTAAGTGGTTAGTCAAGGAATTATACAGCAAGATGAACACCCATCATCTCTATCGTGGGGCCAAACTTTCAACTTCTGTCTTGACCATCACTTCAAACGTTGTTTATGGTAAGAACACGGGTACCACACCAAACGGCCGTCAAAAAGGCGAACCATTCTCACCAGGTGCTAACCCAGCATACGGCGCTGAAAAGAGCGGTGCTTTAGCTTCACTCCTCTCAACGGCCAAATTACCATACCGTTACGCAACTGACGGGATTTCTAACACATTCGGCGTTACCCCTAACACGTTAGGCCACGACCTCGAATCACGGAAAGACACGTTAGTCAACATGTTAGACGGTTATATGAAGAACGATGGGATGCATTTGAACATCAACGTCTTCAATAAAGACACTTTAATTGATGCTCAGAAGCACCCAGAAGAATACCCAACATTGACGGTTCGGGTTTCTGGTTACTGTGTCTACTTCGCAGATTTGACCAAGGAACAACAAGATGACGTTATTTCACGGACATTCTTCGAATCAATGTAA